Proteins co-encoded in one Flavivirga eckloniae genomic window:
- a CDS encoding IS1096 element passenger TnpR family protein, giving the protein MIYRFRVILDNDTEDDIFRDLEIRESDSLEDLHNIITQSFGFDGTEMASFYLSDDAWNQGEEISLFDLSEDNSARLMNETEISSVVHEAQTKLIYIYDFLSMWTFYVELAEIVEEAEGTDYPNLMFVQGQVPDEAPDKLFEVDMTKSSIEFDDGIDVDDYNNLDFDENWN; this is encoded by the coding sequence ATGATTTATAGATTTAGAGTTATTTTAGATAACGATACCGAAGATGATATTTTTCGCGATTTAGAAATTCGCGAATCAGACTCTCTTGAAGATTTGCATAATATCATTACACAATCTTTTGGGTTTGATGGTACAGAAATGGCATCTTTTTATTTAAGTGACGATGCATGGAATCAAGGTGAAGAAATTTCGTTGTTCGATTTAAGCGAAGACAACTCTGCCCGCTTAATGAATGAGACCGAGATTAGCAGTGTGGTACATGAAGCACAAACAAAGCTAATTTACATTTACGACTTTTTAAGCATGTGGACATTCTATGTGGAATTGGCTGAAATTGTAGAAGAAGCCGAAGGTACCGACTACCCAAATTTAATGTTTGTTCAAGGTCAAGTACCAGACGAAGCTCCAGATAAACTATTTGAAGTGGATATGACTAAAAGTTCTATCGAATTTGACGACGGCATTGATGTTGATGATTACAACAATTTAGATTTTGATGAAAACTGGAATTAA
- a CDS encoding COX15/CtaA family protein — translation MNTNDKKVIYWLLTGCLLIFIMVVVGGITRLTHSGLSISNYKLISGTIPPMNDVEWEKAFDLYKQYPEYQKLNNQFTLQDFKDIYFWEWLHRVIGRFIGLVFLIPFLYFVITKKLSKATVKKAVVLLALGAFQGFLGWYMVKSGLVDRPDVSHYRLAAHLTTAFITFAYTFWVALDLMFPHKKEVHIAFRNLIRFTLAIVLLQIIYGAFVAGLDAGFIHNHWPMMSEGKFMHQTVYIEQTPLYKNFIEGKSGVQFVHRILAYVVVILILLIWKKSKKLNLTMYQSKGINIVLIVLAVQILLGIFTILLQVPVWLGVAHQVGAFFLLSAMTFLMHRFSK, via the coding sequence ATGAATACAAACGATAAAAAGGTTATATATTGGCTGCTTACAGGATGTCTGCTTATTTTTATCATGGTAGTTGTTGGTGGTATAACAAGACTCACACATTCCGGATTATCCATTTCCAACTATAAACTTATTTCTGGCACCATTCCGCCAATGAATGATGTTGAATGGGAAAAAGCCTTTGATCTATACAAGCAATATCCCGAATATCAAAAACTAAACAACCAGTTTACACTTCAAGATTTTAAAGACATATACTTTTGGGAATGGCTACATCGTGTTATCGGTCGATTTATAGGGCTCGTATTCCTTATTCCCTTTTTATACTTTGTAATAACCAAAAAGCTATCGAAAGCCACAGTAAAAAAAGCTGTCGTTTTACTAGCTCTTGGAGCATTTCAAGGCTTTTTAGGATGGTATATGGTTAAAAGTGGTTTGGTAGATCGCCCAGATGTTAGCCACTATAGGTTGGCTGCACATTTAACAACCGCTTTTATAACCTTTGCTTATACCTTCTGGGTTGCTCTGGATTTAATGTTTCCACATAAAAAGGAAGTACATATTGCTTTTAGAAATCTCATACGGTTTACCCTTGCTATAGTATTACTACAAATTATCTATGGGGCGTTTGTTGCCGGACTCGATGCCGGTTTTATACATAACCATTGGCCCATGATGAGTGAAGGGAAATTTATGCACCAAACCGTTTACATAGAGCAAACACCATTGTACAAAAACTTTATCGAAGGAAAAAGCGGCGTACAATTTGTTCACAGGATTTTGGCATATGTAGTAGTGATCTTGATTCTATTAATTTGGAAAAAGTCAAAAAAACTAAACCTAACCATGTATCAGTCAAAAGGAATAAACATAGTATTAATCGTATTGGCCGTTCAGATTTTATTAGGCATATTTACCATATTGTTACAAGTACCCGTTTGGTTAGGTGTAGCACATCAAGTAGGCGCATTTTTCCTATTAAGTGCCATGACTTTTTTAATGCACCGTTTTTCCAAATAA
- a CDS encoding GDP-mannose 4,6-dehydratase, with amino-acid sequence MKLKNKNVLITGGLGFIGSNLAIKLVELGANVTVLDSLIPEYGGVLQNVETVKDKIKINFSDVRDKFSIKYLIKNQDFLFNLAGQTSHMDSMTNPFQDLEINAKAQLSILEACRAHNPDIKIVFASTRQLYGKPQYLPVDENHPIIPVDVNGINKMSGENYHLLYNNVYGIKTSVLRLTNTYGPRLRIKDARQTFLGIWIRNVIEDKPFLIFGDGLQVRDYNYVDDVVDAFILCALSEKTNGHIYNLGDSNPINLKETASILIEENRKGTYEMIPFPEDRKSIDIGDFYANFDKISQDLGWYPKTSFREGIRETLAYYKQNMADYI; translated from the coding sequence ATGAAATTAAAAAATAAGAATGTCTTAATCACCGGGGGATTAGGATTTATTGGTTCTAATTTGGCCATAAAATTGGTAGAATTAGGAGCCAATGTTACAGTTCTTGATAGTTTAATTCCCGAATATGGCGGCGTTTTACAAAATGTAGAAACTGTAAAAGACAAAATTAAAATCAATTTTTCTGATGTTAGAGATAAGTTCTCCATAAAATATTTAATTAAGAATCAGGATTTTTTGTTCAATCTGGCAGGACAGACTAGCCATATGGATTCAATGACAAATCCATTTCAGGATTTAGAAATAAATGCCAAAGCCCAATTGTCAATTCTAGAAGCTTGCAGAGCGCATAATCCGGATATTAAGATTGTTTTTGCAAGCACACGCCAGTTATACGGTAAACCCCAGTATTTACCTGTAGATGAAAACCACCCCATAATCCCTGTTGATGTAAACGGGATAAATAAAATGTCTGGCGAAAACTATCATTTACTTTATAATAATGTTTATGGTATTAAGACTAGTGTTTTACGATTAACCAACACGTATGGCCCTCGGTTAAGAATAAAAGATGCCCGGCAAACCTTTTTAGGCATCTGGATTAGAAATGTTATAGAAGACAAGCCCTTTTTAATTTTTGGAGATGGATTACAGGTTAGGGATTACAATTATGTAGACGATGTTGTAGATGCTTTTATTTTATGCGCACTTTCAGAAAAAACCAATGGTCATATATACAACCTGGGAGATTCCAATCCTATAAACCTTAAGGAAACAGCTTCTATACTCATTGAGGAAAATAGAAAGGGGACTTATGAAATGATACCATTTCCAGAAGACAGGAAAAGCATTGATATAGGTGATTTTTATGCCAATTTCGATAAGATTAGTCAAGATTTAGGATGGTACCCCAAAACGTCTTTTAGAGAAGGCATTCGAGAAACTTTAGCTTATTATAAACAAAACATGGCTGATTATATTTAA
- a CDS encoding DegT/DnrJ/EryC1/StrS family aminotransferase, whose amino-acid sequence MIPFNNFKSHYIDLKPNIDNAIARVMDSGWYVLGKEVEAFENEFAQYLNAKYCIGVASGTEAITLALMANDIGQGDEVITTNVTAFPTITGIVQAGAKPVVVDVFKEDGLIDFTKIASKINENTKAMVPVHLYGQSCDMDQILKIARQHNLYVIEDCAQATGATYKNKKCGTIGDCGTFSFYPTKNLGAYGDGGAITTNSEAIYNKLLALRNYGQTERYHHDFNGINSRLDELQAAILRAKLPFLDHWNKKREQIAFYYKSHLKRVEFIRENKYGKSVYHLFVIKVENRVHFLEYLKDNGVSALIHYPIPIHKQNAFLYQKDEMLKESEGFTGHILSLPIYPELSEKDLQKIVTVINNYES is encoded by the coding sequence ATGATTCCCTTCAATAATTTTAAATCCCACTACATAGACCTTAAGCCTAATATAGATAATGCCATAGCCCGAGTAATGGACAGTGGTTGGTATGTTTTAGGCAAGGAGGTTGAGGCATTCGAGAATGAATTTGCACAATATCTTAATGCTAAATACTGTATAGGAGTAGCTTCGGGTACCGAAGCGATAACCTTGGCTTTAATGGCAAACGATATAGGGCAGGGCGATGAAGTAATAACCACTAATGTTACGGCATTTCCAACAATTACTGGTATTGTACAAGCTGGTGCAAAACCTGTAGTTGTGGATGTTTTTAAGGAAGATGGCCTTATTGATTTTACAAAAATAGCTTCAAAGATCAATGAGAATACCAAGGCTATGGTTCCGGTACATCTATACGGACAGAGTTGCGATATGGATCAGATTTTAAAAATCGCAAGGCAGCATAATTTGTACGTTATAGAAGATTGTGCTCAGGCAACAGGAGCTACATATAAAAATAAAAAGTGTGGCACCATAGGCGACTGCGGTACTTTTTCCTTTTACCCAACAAAAAATTTGGGAGCATATGGCGATGGAGGTGCTATAACAACTAATAGCGAAGCGATTTATAATAAGTTACTCGCGCTAAGAAACTATGGGCAAACAGAACGGTATCATCACGATTTTAATGGTATAAACAGTCGATTAGATGAACTACAAGCTGCTATTTTAAGAGCAAAGCTTCCTTTTTTAGATCATTGGAACAAAAAGCGAGAACAAATCGCTTTCTATTATAAATCACATCTTAAACGCGTTGAGTTTATAAGAGAAAACAAGTACGGCAAATCTGTTTACCATCTATTCGTAATTAAAGTAGAAAATAGAGTTCACTTCTTAGAATATTTAAAAGACAATGGTGTGTCTGCATTAATACATTACCCAATTCCTATACATAAGCAAAACGCTTTTTTATATCAAAAAGATGAAATGTTAAAAGAATCGGAGGGTTTTACAGGTCATATTTTAAGCTTACCTATATATCCCGAATTATCAGAAAAAGACCTTCAAAAAATTGTTACCGTAATAAATAATTATGAGTCATAA
- a CDS encoding L-threonylcarbamoyladenylate synthase: protein MQTEINNALNVLKNGGLILYPTDTVWGIGCDATNEVAVKKIYELKQREDSKALICLVADDRMLKKYVKSIPNAALNIIDISEKPTTIIYDEAQNLAPNLIADDGTIAIRIPDDDFCYQLARKLNTAIVSTSANISGFPTPKSFKEISQEVIKGVDYVVNLHREKICDKPSSIIKLSNSGIVKVIRA from the coding sequence ATGCAAACTGAAATAAACAACGCGCTAAACGTGCTTAAAAACGGTGGACTCATACTCTACCCTACAGATACGGTTTGGGGTATTGGTTGCGATGCAACAAACGAAGTTGCTGTTAAAAAAATTTACGAACTAAAACAACGGGAAGATAGTAAGGCCTTGATATGCCTGGTTGCAGATGATAGAATGCTAAAAAAGTATGTAAAAAGCATTCCAAATGCGGCTTTAAATATTATCGATATTTCTGAAAAGCCAACAACCATTATTTACGACGAAGCACAAAATTTAGCACCCAACTTAATTGCTGATGATGGTACCATAGCCATTAGAATTCCAGATGACGATTTTTGCTATCAACTCGCTAGAAAACTTAATACAGCCATAGTTTCTACATCGGCGAATATAAGTGGATTTCCAACTCCGAAATCATTTAAAGAAATATCCCAAGAGGTTATAAAAGGTGTAGACTATGTTGTAAATTTGCATCGCGAAAAAATCTGTGATAAACCGTCATCAATTATTAAATTGAGCAACAGTGGTATCGTAAAGGTTATAAGAGCATAA
- a CDS encoding lipopolysaccharide kinase InaA family protein — translation MKVTKRIHDSFKESSLFLDDIITNFETKGEDFGNQDRNSLKLFKTGDKVFNVKSFRIPNIVNQIAYKFFRKSKAQRSYEYANKLKALNVGTPEPIAYYEYKTPFLFKKSYYISEQLDCDLTYRELTTDFNYPDYDNVLRAFTRFTFDLHEKGIHFLDHSPGNTLIKKTDTGYSFYLVDLNRMEFKNLDFETRVKNFSKLTIHKSMVEVMSDEYAKCSGENYDAIFNLMWNLTEEFQYRYHRKRRLKKKLKFWKKG, via the coding sequence ATGAAGGTTACTAAAAGAATACATGATAGTTTTAAAGAATCGTCTCTTTTTTTAGATGATATTATTACAAATTTTGAGACTAAAGGTGAGGATTTCGGCAATCAGGATAGAAACTCATTAAAATTATTTAAAACAGGGGATAAGGTATTCAATGTTAAGTCTTTTAGAATTCCCAATATTGTAAACCAAATCGCTTATAAGTTTTTTAGAAAGAGTAAGGCGCAACGCTCTTACGAATATGCCAATAAGCTTAAGGCTTTAAATGTTGGTACACCAGAGCCTATTGCATATTACGAATACAAAACGCCTTTTTTATTCAAAAAAAGTTATTACATAAGTGAGCAATTAGATTGCGATTTAACTTATAGGGAATTAACAACAGATTTTAATTATCCGGATTACGATAATGTACTTAGGGCTTTTACGCGATTCACTTTTGATTTGCACGAAAAGGGCATTCATTTTTTAGACCATTCTCCAGGGAACACTTTGATAAAAAAAACGGATACGGGATATAGTTTCTACTTAGTGGATTTGAACCGAATGGAGTTTAAAAATTTAGATTTTGAAACCAGAGTTAAGAATTTTTCCAAATTAACCATTCATAAATCAATGGTAGAAGTTATGAGTGATGAATATGCTAAATGTTCTGGGGAAAATTATGATGCTATATTTAATTTAATGTGGAATCTTACTGAAGAATTTCAATATAGATACCACCGCAAAAGACGCCTTAAAAAGAAACTAAAGTTTTGGAAAAAGGGTTAG
- a CDS encoding glycosyltransferase family 4 protein, whose product MQNIFLESHNIKNQHFGFGQFNYHLIKGLYNANVTDFKMTLHAKNTQPLKSEYGSYFNYKKYYSFRRNAPFLIRKKYDLWHCLNQNIKIEPYHDIPYLLTVHDVNFVEEVSSDMSHKHNVRFQEKLDRSHAITYISNYAKASTHEHFNIPDVPEYVIHNGNPILDIEIPQNYKPEQLTTAPFLFSIGEFSERKNFHALVKMLEFLPEYHLILSGKNNTDYANGTLQKTIAQLGLQDRVLITGKISELDKQYYLQNCEAFVFPSLREGFGIPPIEAMRFGKPVFLSNNTSLPEIGGEHAFYWDNYDPDYMAKVMQDGLNTFNNNKDTLSQNYINHAKSFNWDNAAEKYIKAYRDLLGK is encoded by the coding sequence ATGCAGAATATTTTTTTAGAATCCCATAACATTAAAAACCAGCACTTTGGTTTTGGTCAATTCAATTACCATTTAATAAAAGGGCTTTATAACGCTAATGTAACAGATTTTAAAATGACGCTTCATGCAAAAAACACACAACCCTTAAAATCTGAATACGGCTCCTATTTTAACTATAAAAAGTATTATTCTTTTAGAAGAAATGCGCCCTTTCTAATTAGAAAAAAATACGATTTATGGCATTGCCTTAATCAAAATATCAAGATAGAACCGTACCACGATATCCCATATCTTTTAACGGTACATGATGTTAATTTTGTTGAAGAAGTATCCAGCGATATGTCTCACAAACATAATGTTCGCTTTCAGGAAAAATTAGATAGAAGTCATGCCATTACCTATATATCGAATTACGCAAAAGCATCCACGCACGAACACTTTAATATTCCGGATGTTCCCGAATACGTTATTCATAACGGTAACCCCATTCTAGATATTGAAATCCCACAGAATTACAAACCCGAACAACTCACTACTGCGCCATTTTTATTCAGTATCGGGGAATTTTCCGAACGTAAAAACTTCCATGCTTTGGTAAAAATGTTGGAGTTTTTGCCCGAATACCATCTTATTCTTTCTGGTAAAAATAATACCGACTATGCTAACGGTACATTACAAAAAACAATAGCTCAATTAGGACTGCAAGACCGCGTATTAATTACGGGTAAGATTTCGGAATTAGACAAACAGTATTATCTACAAAACTGCGAAGCTTTTGTTTTCCCTTCTTTAAGAGAAGGCTTTGGTATTCCACCAATCGAAGCCATGCGCTTTGGAAAACCTGTATTTTTATCCAATAACACCTCGCTTCCCGAAATTGGCGGTGAGCATGCTTTTTACTGGGATAATTACGATCCGGATTATATGGCCAAAGTAATGCAAGACGGATTAAATACCTTTAATAACAATAAAGACACCTTATCGCAAAACTATATTAACCACGCCAAAAGTTTTAACTGGGACAACGCCGCAGAAAAATACATTAAGGCTTATAGAGATTTACTTGGTAAATAA
- a CDS encoding GNAT family N-acetyltransferase: protein MMKLVRTDSNNNDFIHLVNLLNDYLKIVDGDDHDFYHQYNNIDVLKHIVVAYIDNKPVGCGAFKKFTEKETEVKRMFTLPETRGKGVATKILKELENWSRELNFEACILETGKRQVEAVQFYKKNDYTVIPNYGQYKDVTNSICFKKVIK, encoded by the coding sequence ATGATGAAACTCGTTAGGACAGATTCTAATAATAACGACTTTATCCATCTGGTAAATTTGTTAAACGACTATTTAAAAATAGTCGATGGAGACGATCATGATTTTTACCATCAATACAACAATATAGATGTATTAAAACATATAGTAGTTGCTTATATAGATAATAAACCTGTAGGGTGCGGTGCTTTTAAGAAGTTTACTGAAAAGGAAACAGAAGTTAAACGCATGTTCACACTTCCAGAAACCAGAGGAAAAGGCGTAGCTACTAAGATTTTGAAAGAACTGGAAAATTGGTCTAGAGAGCTAAACTTTGAAGCATGTATACTAGAAACCGGAAAGCGACAAGTAGAGGCTGTTCAATTTTATAAAAAAAACGATTATACAGTTATACCAAATTACGGACAGTATAAGGATGTAACCAATAGTATTTGCTTTAAAAAAGTTATAAAATAA
- a CDS encoding FkbM family methyltransferase: MSKKLKYSFLKLKSSLRNKILGKYAIGVIYETKNGHIAAPINDLMVGKKLGNKGEYDMAEVNTIKGFIKPTDTIYIVGVHWGTLLIPLSKYCNKIVGYEANPRTFYFLETNLLINRISNVSLFNNAAGDASKKVKFYTSTINSGGSKIKPKIDKYMYKYDNPDTIEVDMVAIDAHAKANNLDEAQGIIMDIEGAEYYALQGMTNTLKASKFLYIEYVPHHLENVSKTNNEDFFSLIIPHYNTAKFMNDTSKTFDISNDKEEFLSYVNALKAAGKSDNILFTK, encoded by the coding sequence ATGAGTAAAAAATTAAAGTATTCGTTTTTAAAGTTAAAATCTTCATTAAGGAATAAAATTCTGGGAAAATATGCCATTGGCGTTATATACGAAACTAAAAATGGTCATATTGCTGCGCCTATAAATGACCTCATGGTAGGTAAAAAGCTAGGTAATAAGGGCGAGTATGATATGGCAGAGGTAAATACTATTAAGGGGTTTATAAAACCTACAGATACTATTTATATTGTTGGTGTGCATTGGGGAACCTTACTTATACCGCTTTCTAAATATTGCAATAAGATTGTAGGCTACGAAGCCAACCCCAGAACGTTTTACTTTTTAGAAACCAATTTATTGATTAATAGAATTAGTAATGTTTCTTTATTTAATAATGCGGCTGGAGATGCCTCTAAAAAAGTAAAGTTTTATACCAGTACTATTAACTCTGGAGGTAGTAAAATAAAGCCCAAGATTGACAAGTACATGTATAAATACGATAACCCGGATACTATTGAGGTAGATATGGTGGCTATTGATGCGCATGCCAAGGCTAATAATTTAGATGAAGCTCAGGGGATTATTATGGATATTGAAGGTGCTGAATACTATGCTTTACAGGGGATGACCAATACGTTAAAAGCAAGCAAGTTTTTATATATTGAATATGTGCCTCATCACTTGGAAAATGTATCGAAAACCAATAACGAAGACTTTTTTAGCTTAATAATACCACATTATAATACGGCTAAGTTTATGAATGATACTTCTAAAACTTTTGATATTAGCAATGATAAGGAGGAGTTTTTGTCTTACGTAAACGCTTTAAAAGCAGCTGGAAAATCTGATAATATATTATTTACCAAGTAA
- a CDS encoding class I SAM-dependent methyltransferase: MIFKILLIVLLLAVAAPFLIKFIKHKSLYPFMPFKYNFKRRRVTFAKTLKLLDERKAKMIIETGTSRLGLQNTKGDGAATIVFGKWAQQNNAKMHSVDISEDSVNGAQNEVNIQGLNDTVTVHLNDSLEFLRTFEEPVDFLYLDSYDYSKTDTEIQVKSQEHHLKEFQLIENKLHDNSIVLIDDCGLPGGGKGKTVVEYMQKKDWKVLIDAYQILLVKN, translated from the coding sequence ATGATATTTAAAATATTACTAATCGTACTGCTTTTAGCTGTTGCCGCACCTTTTTTAATAAAATTTATAAAGCACAAATCCCTATACCCATTCATGCCTTTTAAATATAATTTTAAAAGAAGAAGAGTAACATTTGCCAAAACGTTAAAACTACTTGACGAAAGAAAAGCCAAAATGATTATTGAAACAGGTACTTCCAGGCTAGGTTTGCAAAACACCAAGGGAGATGGAGCAGCAACCATAGTCTTTGGTAAATGGGCGCAGCAAAACAATGCTAAAATGCACTCCGTTGATATTAGCGAAGACTCTGTAAATGGGGCTCAAAACGAAGTTAACATTCAAGGGTTAAACGACACAGTAACTGTACACTTAAATGATTCTTTAGAATTTCTTAGAACGTTTGAAGAACCTGTAGATTTCTTATACTTAGATAGCTACGATTATTCTAAAACAGATACAGAAATTCAGGTAAAAAGCCAAGAACATCACTTAAAAGAATTTCAACTTATAGAAAACAAATTACACGATAATTCTATTGTACTCATAGACGATTGTGGATTACCGGGAGGCGGAAAAGGAAAAACAGTTGTAGAATACATGCAAAAAAAGGACTGGAAAGTTTTAATTGATGCATACCAAATTCTACTTGTTAAAAATTAA
- a CDS encoding CCA tRNA nucleotidyltransferase has protein sequence MNYKKALQHNIFKIISLSAKQLNVESYVIGGFVRDFILKRGDAKDIDVVAVGSGIKLAKQVAKNLPNNPKVQVFKTYGTAMLRYNDIEIEFVGARKESYNEDSRNPKVENGTLEDDQNRRDFTINALALNLSEEHFGDLLDPFNGIGDLEKQIIRTPLNPDITYSDDPLRMMRAIRFATQLDFTIESESLNAITKNSHRIKIITKERIVTELNKILESKKPSIGFLLLEKTGLLKDIMPELMALKGIDEIEGQRHKDNFYHTLEVVDNIAENTDNLWLRWAALLHDIGKAPTKKFSKKVGWTFHGHEFEGSKMVYRLFKRLKMPLNDKMKFVQKMVFMSSRPIVLAQDIVTDSAVRRLVFDAGDYVEDLMTLCEADITTKNPKRFAKYHNNFKIVREKIVEVEERDHVRNFQPPITGEEIMVVFNLKPSREIGLIKDTIKEAILEGDIPNEYDAAYKLMLKEGKRLGLKAIHKNDETR, from the coding sequence ATGAATTACAAAAAGGCATTACAACATAATATATTCAAAATCATATCGCTATCTGCTAAACAACTAAACGTAGAGAGTTATGTTATTGGTGGATTTGTACGCGATTTTATATTAAAGCGCGGCGATGCAAAAGATATTGATGTAGTTGCCGTAGGCAGTGGTATTAAACTAGCCAAACAAGTTGCCAAAAACCTTCCAAATAATCCAAAGGTTCAGGTTTTTAAAACCTATGGTACTGCCATGCTTCGATACAACGATATTGAAATCGAGTTTGTGGGAGCGCGTAAGGAATCTTATAATGAAGACAGTAGAAATCCGAAAGTAGAAAATGGTACTTTAGAGGATGATCAAAACCGTCGTGATTTTACTATAAATGCATTAGCCTTAAATTTAAGTGAAGAGCATTTTGGCGATTTGCTCGATCCTTTTAATGGTATCGGAGATTTAGAAAAGCAAATCATTCGCACGCCATTAAACCCAGATATAACATACAGTGACGATCCATTACGAATGATGCGTGCCATACGTTTTGCTACACAATTAGATTTTACCATAGAAAGCGAATCACTAAATGCTATTACAAAAAATAGCCATCGCATTAAGATTATTACCAAAGAGCGCATAGTAACAGAATTAAATAAGATTCTTGAAAGTAAAAAGCCTTCTATCGGATTCCTGTTACTGGAAAAAACAGGACTATTAAAAGATATCATGCCAGAGCTTATGGCTTTAAAAGGCATTGATGAAATTGAAGGTCAACGTCATAAAGACAATTTTTATCACACTTTGGAGGTTGTAGATAATATTGCAGAAAACACAGACAATCTTTGGTTACGATGGGCGGCCTTGTTACACGATATTGGAAAAGCACCAACAAAAAAGTTTAGTAAAAAAGTAGGTTGGACATTCCATGGTCATGAATTTGAAGGTTCCAAAATGGTATATCGTCTATTTAAAAGACTAAAAATGCCACTTAATGACAAAATGAAATTTGTACAGAAAATGGTGTTTATGAGTTCACGCCCTATAGTTTTGGCTCAAGATATCGTAACAGATTCTGCCGTACGTCGTTTGGTTTTTGATGCCGGGGATTACGTAGAAGATTTAATGACGCTTTGCGAAGCAGATATAACCACCAAAAACCCGAAACGATTCGCTAAATATCATAACAACTTTAAAATTGTTAGAGAAAAAATCGTTGAAGTTGAAGAACGAGACCATGTTAGAAACTTTCAACCTCCTATTACCGGAGAAGAAATTATGGTAGTTTTCAACTTAAAACCATCACGCGAAATCGGTTTAATAAAAGATACAATAAAAGAGGCCATATTAGAAGGAGACATTCCGAACGAATATGATGCTGCCTATAAATTAATGCTAAAAGAAGGCAAACGCTTAGGGCTAAAAGCAATACATAAAAATGATGAAACTCGTTAG